A window of Punica granatum isolate Tunisia-2019 chromosome 8, ASM765513v2, whole genome shotgun sequence genomic DNA:
GTTCCTAAAATTGATCCATATACCTCACGAGGACATGTATCAGCcgatttattcatttttttccttttaaaattttatcaacCTTCTGTACATAGTCAAAAACTTTCATGAACTTAAATAATCTCACTCTTACATGTCTAATCTTTTTCAATATGTTTAACAATTCTCATATGTTTTTCATGAAATTCTACCGTCCAATGCATGGACGGTTCATGAAATCGAGTATGTTTTTCTCCTTGTCTTCCAAGCACATCTTCCTAAAAATTTATTTCGAAATAGAGTATATGCCAATTATGTTgtaaaaaagttaaataataattgttttaatatatattgaataattattttattgtactaggtTATTGAACCCGTACGTTACACggattttgtaaagaaaatttattacgAAATGTTAGAAGACAAATATagatttatagtttatattaatattaatatatagaaaatagaaaatttgttttataCTATAAAAACTTAACATGCtagataatattaattgaagagctcataagcaaataattcatgtaaaatatttcatagaCAGACCTTaattatcaattcaatttataagaaaataattataaaattcaaaaataaaaacaaaattccTAGCTAGTTTATTATTAATGAAAGACTAGTAATCATAGAGtccataaaattttaacattaagTATTCACAATTGTCTTTCTTTCactcatatttcatatattaagtttcataatttattaaaaatttactaTTCTACCCCAATATAATAGGGTGtgatacaattatatatatatatttactattcTACCCCTATTTAATAAGGTgtgatacaactttatatatatagattgtacATATGTTTTACATCATTGTTGAATTCTTAAAACAATGTCGTTCTGGcagtttgattttattttaaccATAAGAAAAGGGGCAGATCGGCTGGGACCTCCTCAGCCGACTGCCGTCCCATCGAGCGAGGTCGCTAGGGGTTCCTCTTTCCTCCAACGAGCTCAATCGAGGGGGTGGAGGCCAACCAGGGAGCCCCCAACCGATCTAAGACTTCAtcgttaaaattttaaaaattaattaatttttaaaaaaattcaaaacgaTGTCGTTTTGGGAagtttgattaaaaaaaaattgttttgatGTTGTTTTGTTCAGCGAGGCTCCACGTCAGAGTTTTGTTGGAGCAGTTGACAACGAGGACCAAATTGGTGAACGAAATGCTTATGTTTGGGTCATATTGGTTGCAAAATTAGTTGAGGGACTAAAGTGGTGGTTCGGTGAAAGTAAAATGATGACAATGATAGTTTTCTCGATTTATATTACGGAATTATTGTTTTTTGTGTATCTTGTAAGCtagattatatatttgtttgtaCTTACTGtttctattatattttaggtcaatttgataaaatatgtagtttttaatatttttttcttcatatctatttgtatgttATATATACGATGCGTGAgtatatgtctatatatatatatatatatatgaattataaaaGCTAAGACAACGTACCGAAATATGCCACGTAAGAAAGAGCAAAACCTTCATTGCGTAACCCTTAGTCATAACCAGTAATGATATTACAAATGGTGTGGTATCTTACTTCCACATCTCTTTTGAAAGCCAGAAAGACAAATACTCATGAAATGCCATAAATTACGTAGTTATAATGCACCTTTATAAAAAGTTGTGCAtaatgttatttttatttttggatgtAATGATTCATGATTCTCATAAAAGGTATAAATCCAAATGATATTAAGGTGCTCTTCGAACTTcagtaaatataataaatatgcaAGTTGATTTAACCAAATTTTAatgtaaattttcaaaatagcATTTCCAAATTCCAATAATATTTTAGAGTGAGATTATTGAAGAGGCGGCTTTCAGGCTTTTtagtaaattataaaaaactGGAACCATTCTTCATATTACGCCACATAGGACAAATGAGTCCTTACATTGAATGACTTTTCATATTCAACGAATTAATGAAGGATATTTGGATTATTATGGTTTGTGACAAATTACAATTCAttcaatataataaattatatattatgatagAAGTCACAATTTAGTAAAAATTAGCTTTtgaaactttctttttttaatgatattatttattaaattattatattttataattataaatttgaatagtatcaaaaattaaaatatgttgGCATTAAAATCTTGCGCGAACCCTTTCATCTAGTCATCTATTAAATTAAACTAGTGCGTTGTTATAATCATGGTTATTAGACGCACGAGTTGAGACGTAGAATCGCATGATTCTACGATTCTCTGGGGACTAGCAATCCTGATTTCACCTCGGGGATCAAAATCTTAGAATCTTAGTAAAATCGCATCCAAAGTCGCATAATCATAGGGTTGGTACGATTTTACCAATCCTACATTAGGCTCAAAACTAAAAATTTGACCAAGCTCCGTCCAGTTGTTTGGCCCATAGAGCAGTCTGACtggatttttttcccccttctaCTAATCGAATTGATAATTTACTCCTAACTTCTGAGTTTTGTTGAAGTctcgaagaaagaaaagactCCAATCCTATCTCTCCCATTACTCAAATCTTGTCTTCTCCTGTTGAAATCGCCTTCATCCCCGCTCAAATTGCTGATTGTAATAATCGTACTTCCTCCTTCAGTTGAAATTGACAATTGTAATCGTTGTCCTTCAAGTACTGTTGTGTGTTGCCGTGCGCTTCGAGCTCTCCACTGCTGCTCTGCTATACATTGATCATGTTAGTGTTGAAGATTTGATCTGTTTGTTTACTCTATGTTATGTTAGCCTTTTAACTCTATTTCGAGACTTTGAGTTATGAACTGTGATTTGATTTTTGGTAATTTATAACGATGTCGTGAGAATTGATCTTTTCtgctaaaaaaaaatatgatacatatatatatgctatttttttaattacatgtagaaattagaatcttacgatttaCGAATCGATTCTACGATTTATGATTTCATGATTCTCGACTGATTCTAAGTGCTTGGTTATAATATAACCGTCCGGTTATTGCCCCGGGGATGGGTGTGGGCGAAAAATCTACACGAAAAGAGACTCTGGACGGACCGACCGTTCCGTTCCGTTCCGTTCGTTTAATCAGAGACAGAGACGAACGGAATCCTCATTCTCTTCCGCTTTTCGCTTTCGGTTTCAGTTGCAGTAGGTCGTCGTCAAAGTCTCTGAAAGATAATTTGATGATCTGATTGGAATTGGAAGGGAAAGATGATCGACTTCGGTAGGGTACAGAAGGAGCTTCAGGAATGCAGCAAAGATATCGAAGCTTCCGGCATCAAAGTCACCCCAAAGGGCGATAATCTCACTCGCTTGCTCGGCACCATTCCTGGGCCAACCGGTACTCCTTATGAAGGTGGCACTTTCCAGATTGATATCACCCTCCCCGGTAGCCCCctcaatatctctctctctctctctcaagccaccTTTGTCCTGTCACTTGTGTTCTTTAGGGTTGCCCTGTGACACCGCTGAAATCAATGTCTTGTGTTTACTCCCCCCAtaatctcctctctctctgcttCTTCACGGGATAGCTACGGACAATCGAACCGATGTTTAGGTTTTAGGCAGGCTTTCGGCTGGAGATATATCTAATTACGGGACACACTTTCTTGAGAAACTGGGGCTCAGCCATATTGATCTTTATCAGATGCTGTCCTGACTCCGGAGGGAGCAGTATCCAGTTCTTGATTTACATTAATGGCTGTCTATACTATGTATTGCTTTGGTTGGGGTTTTGCATACTGTTGGATCATGTGCTCTTCGGCAGTATAGTATCCATTCATTACATCTCAAGTGCTGAGACTAGCTATTGACTGCATTTTTTGCATCACGTGTTTCCTGTGTAACTGTTTCCATTGCGATAATCCTTTTCTTGTTGGCTTCTGACCTTGTTTTCTCTACAGATGCATATCCATTCCAGCCTCCAAAAATGCAGTTTGCCACCAAAGTTTGGTAGGGAAAGATCTTTGTAAACTGCTCCTCTTAGTCGTCTTTTATATGCTATACTTATAACTCTTTGCCTCCAATTACTCTATGTGTTTCCGGTCCAAGTCCTGGATTCCTGTAGTATATTTATTATCTGCCGCATCCATGTTTCCTTGTGTGATATACTGGCACTTACTTTTCTCAATAAACACATGGAGCGGAAGTCCTTGACCCCTCTGATTCTAACCCTGCAAGCACTTAATGAACTGAACCCTCGATGATTCAGAAGCCGGGATTCCCGCGATTAGCATTTTTATCTGGTCTGTCGATGCAGGCACCCTAATATCAGCAGCCAAAGTGGAGCCATCTGCTTGGACATCTTAAAGGACCAATGGAGCCCTGCCCTCACTTTGAAGACTGCACTTCTTTCTGTGCAAGCGTTACTATCTGCACCAGAACCTAATGATCCACAAGATGCCGTGGTTGCCCAGCAGGTTCAGTTAGCTGCTGGCTTTTCCCCTTTATTCTTTGCAAATATTAATACTTAGTGGATTGGACtctttataatataatgataGCGTCTGCATGAGGATGTTACAGTATCATAAGGACTACCAGACCTTCGTTAGCACTGCTCGTTATTGGACTGAGGCTTTTGCCAAGACATCTTCCCTTGGGGTTGAAGAAAAAGTAAGAGTTACAATCTTCCAGTAACAGTAGACTTGTATTTTCTATGTGAAGTAGAGGTGTATTTACACATAAAGCTTTTGCTGCAAACATTCACAGAAGGAATCGTACCTAGGAAGTGGAATCTTTTAGTTTACATTCCCTTCTGCCAGGCATGGTACGTTGAGCAGAGTACATAATATAGTGGTTGTGCTTGCTCCAGGTAAAGCAGCTGGTGGAAATGGGGTTCCCTGAGCCGATTGTGAGGAGTGCGCTGGAAGCTGTAGGTGGGGATGAGAACTTGGCACTTGAAAGGCTCTGCTCCAGCTAAGGTGTGAGCAAGTATTGACTGTATTAAATTGTCAAAGATGATATTGATTGATGCTTCAGAAATATTTCACTTGTTGCCGGACTATTGCAAGTGCTAGGTTTACTTTTGACTCCCCACTCTGTTATCCTGTGCTTACTGCTTTTTCTTGATTAtcaccttcttcttttttttttttctttttttttctggattTTAGTGTCCGTTTGCGTATCTTTTGGAGAAACTTACATTTGAAGGGAACAAAAGCTTAGAAATATTGGTGAACGTAAAAGGACTGCATATTTCCATTTTACATATGCTAGCTGATGAGGCCAGGGCCAATGGGGGGACAGTGTTTGCAGTCAGTTTTGCTTGGGCAAGGATCATGCTTGAGCTGGTCCTGCCTCGAGGATGCCCTTTGTCTTCTTACGCTACATCTTGGACCATGGAGTTAAGAGTGATGGGATAACTGTTCATTGTCTTAAGAAGTGACGCAGTGGTTCTTCTAGGGGCCTATAATCGAGATTCAAAACCGTCCCAGGAGCCGTGGCTGGCCTATATAAGATTGGCGAGTGATTAGGGGGTGGAGCTACAGAAGTAGAAAGATAAGGGAGGACAGCTAGTAGTGATAGTAAGTGACGAGCACAAAAGTAATTGGAGGAGTCTTTGCGGGATGCAGAGGGTGTACGAATACAGCAGTAGGTAGTAGAAGTAGTAGAAGTAGTAGTAGTAGGGGGTTGAGGTTGAGGAAAGGGAAATCCTTCAAGATcaggtttttcttttcttcgtTTCAAGAGCAGCGATAGACGGTGGCAAATCTCCTCCTGGTGGGGGGGTAGGGCTGACAGATGAAGAGCAGTACAATGGCAATGATCAGAGCCAAGAGAAGCCCTATGATCATCTCGTTTGTATCCGACTCAGAGCAGCACATCCCCATGTCCATCGCCCCTCTCTCGATCTTGCTTGCCCTCTCTGTGTGATGCTTCTCTGTTGACTAAAGACAGGTCAGGTGCTATTAGAGGAGGCTAAGAAACAATCATTTAGTGGGGGACTGAGACTGCGTGGGTGAAGAACAGCACAcacacgcatatatatatatatatatatatatacacaatacGCACATATACCGCAGGGCAAGTGAGAGTGGTGTAAGCAGTAGTAGTAGGACCGGACGTTGAGTGGTTGAGGTAGTAGTAGCATTGGATGTTGAGGTTGAGGTTCGCGTTGAGTCTGTGAGAGCGAGTGTGCAAGCTACTCTTCCTTTTCCTCCTCCTATCCAAAGCAACTAAGCGGAGCCACTGGGGGACAGCCACGTCACTCTCTCCCAAAGTTTCCTCCTACCACTGATTTTGAGTTTGGACTTGTTTTTGATTGTgcggtgatgatgatgatattgaTGGGGATGGTGACGTAGCCTGCTCTGTAGTGTTGCCCTGCAGAGTATCGTCTTGTATAGTCTGGCTATAATGACTGTGTGTCACCAGGACATGGCATCCCAAGTGATGATGTTTATGCAATTATTAACGTGGATTGATTCAAGTGGTTtgacatttatttcttttaaacaCAAATAAGGTTTTGGATTCAAGTTttgtaaatggaaaaaattcacgtCGAAAGAGTTTTATTCCTTAGTGGGTTGTCTCGACTCGAATTGGATTATTTAGGTTAGATTCTCGAATATCACATTgcataccaaaaaaaaaaaaaaatgcaatccAATCCAATCCAATCCTCATTTGCTCCGAGGATCCCGTCGCAAGACTCATGCTGTTGCATGCTGTATCATTTTTATCAGATCAATGGCATCAATTCACAGCATAACGTTAATCTGCATGCAGTAAAGAAGAAGACGTGGGGGCCGGGATATGTTGGTCTATACCTTTTCATACTTATACattaatgaatgaatgaatgaattcaTTCTTCATAGACCAAAAACCAAAACCAACCGAAGATCAATTTGGACGCAATCGTTCTAAAATTACAAACTCCGCACATCTCATGGGGatacatatgtgtgtgtatatatgtaatcCTACGTACTATTGTGaaactaataatttattttattttatataaacgTACGGCAGGTTAGAgagtacatatacatacatatatatatatatatatatatatatatattagagatATATAGCTAATATTCGGTAGTTCAGCCGCTACTAGTAATCTCTTCTTCTGCAGGTTCCCAGTCATTGGTTGATATTGTCGGGGAGACTTCATCAGTGACAGAGCTGCAATTTAATGAACATGATGATGCTGatgatgaataataataacaataattagAATAAGACGGTAGTCCTCTTCTTCTtgatcctcctcctcctcctccacttATCCAAATCACATCACCACCAACTCTCTGCCGCCTGACTGTTTCAGGGACGACTCGGCTGCTGCCTCTGCTGCTCGGTTTAGACTTGAATATGCGGCATATCACCCATTTGTCCAATTTCTGCAaataaacacacacacacactcaaaatatgtattatatatatatatatagatatatgtattatttaaCGCTTCACGCTTCTCCCTAGCTAGCTAGAGATCATCAGAAGCAGGAGAACACGATCATATTTGTAGTAATTTATTAAGAGATAACTCGCTTTAAATATtaactgaatttttttttttcggtgagtAAATACTAGCTgtttcttaattaataataaagtaACCTGCAGCTGCTGTTTATTATCAAGAATTGATGAGTTGGATGAGCAACCAGCAGCAGCAATATGTGGGGTAGGGATGAGGCGATATTCGTGCATGACCCACTCCCACTGCCCATGATGATGAAGGTGAAGGTGAGGCCTGCTCGTTGTTGCAGTTCTCGCCCCCAGCTCCATGGGAGGCAATTAGAATCCTCTTTACACCCATTAGAGCATTGTTCTCGCTCTTTGGTGACAGGATATATTGCTCTTCATCAACATCAGTACCGCATGTTTTCCAATAATATCTTCTCAGCTTCTTGCCCTTTCTCTGGTCTTCCACTttgctgaagaagaagaagaagtgtcTCCCCTGATCCACATCTCCACCTGCGTACGTAACGTAACGTACCACTTCagcattttataatttttagatAACTAATGTTTCTTCCTCCAgtctatatatgcatatatacatgcatCTGTGTATATTGTATATGTTAGTAAACCGAGCACGTGCGCAGCGGAAAAGTTAATTAcgataaaaatcaaattttatcaCTTGCTCTTTTAATTAAAACCTTCAAGATCACATTTTGATGTATGAATCACCTTATAAACGAATAGACAACATCACATATCGAATCTAAAAGAAAAGTTTAGACTTTTATACTAACATTATCAATTCGAGTCGATCAAACTTGCCGTCCAATTGTCCGGCCTCTAGCTCGTTCACACGAGCACGTCTCCATTGAGATTGAGCACCTCTCTACCCGTACACTCCGATCTAAGTGACCGGTCTCAAACGGAATCGTCAcggaatgaaaggatctcttcAAGGACATCAAGGACAATACTGAAACACCGAATTGGAGCCGAGGAAGACTCCGAATTGCCTCGGGAAGAGTGTGGCTGAGCTGCTGTAATTTTCTCAGCCGAAAacctcctctctttctctctaatatCGGGTCTTATTGATAGATCGCGTTCTAGGGTTATCTgtaagaacatatctatatatatctttaccctATGGactaaaatgtaattattaattaatctacattaattaataaatcacaaatgagtcctcacacttaagtcatccaatgacttgcccttgttgtaagaaagaaaaatcaaataagtcATTGACCCGAGTTTCCATTaatagacaatctatttatagaaactttcaaaataaggaaactattgtatttccttaattagatttatccttgatattgaactcgATTTCAGGATGTACTAGCACCCTTGCAAATCTCAATCACCTATATTTGAGATAGCGTTCCATCTCAGGTCTAAagactatatgcactaatacgatccagataacattcattgacattagtaaattaccgtaaGAATATTATATGCACGTCATGTTtgactacttatcatataagtatctACATATATGTCCTGATAAGtgataacagttatcaaatagcatgagactcactatttcgtcttcattagtatctgtatACTAATAATGGAAACAGACAGAGGTGACGATCTATttggagaaataatgtccagttaagtctcatacgatcgtgaacagtttaaagatattattattgaattacttcgaactcatattcttaactcttaagaatgaagtattcaaaatatcttaaaggactttattctaataaacatagacaatatacgaataatataataaactttattgccataaaaggaattatccaaatacataaatcaagttctagggcatatcactaacaatatatatatatatatataaaattaatgcaAATGGAGCGACACGTGTTCATCTATATAGTACGTAAATACATATAGCTAGGACGATCTCCTTCTGCAGCGATTCATTTAGATATGGCTAGCTAGATACATTAGTACGTACAAGTTCAACAAATGTGCAATTTCATGGCCACGGATTACTATTACTTATTAGCGTGCATACATGCTTAACATTTTTACATTATTACCAGAAGCAGCTGGTGGAGGCAGCAAGTTACGGGGATCGGTGTCATAAGGGTTGATGTGGTCGGAGATGACGGAAGCGGGAAGAGGAAGGGAGAATATCTTGCGCTTGAGGTACTCGACCACAAATTCTTCATTTGTCGGCTCAAACCTGAAACCTGGTGGTAATCCTCTGGTCACTCCTCCATCGTCGTCTGATGATATCATCAAATGGAACTTCGTATAAATTTCATAGATACATACGACAGTCTCGTTGTC
This region includes:
- the LOC116188914 gene encoding NAC domain-containing protein 18-like, encoding MISSDDDGGVTRGLPPGFRFEPTNEEFVVEYLKRKIFSLPLPASVISDHINPYDTDPRNLLPPPAASGGDVDQGRHFFFFFSKVEDQRKGKKLRRYYWKTCGTDVDEEQYILSPKSENNALMGVKRILIASHGAGGENCNNEQASPSPSSSWAVGVGHARISPHPYPTYCCCWLLIQLINS
- the LOC116188648 gene encoding ubiquitin-conjugating enzyme E2 27, with the protein product MIDFGRVQKELQECSKDIEASGIKVTPKGDNLTRLLGTIPGPTGTPYEGGTFQIDITLPDAYPFQPPKMQFATKVWHPNISSQSGAICLDILKDQWSPALTLKTALLSVQALLSAPEPNDPQDAVVAQQYHKDYQTFVSTARYWTEAFAKTSSLGVEEKVKQLVEMGFPEPIVRSALEAVGGDENLALERLCSS